In Methylobacterium sp. WL1, the sequence GATGATCAGCGCGCTCGGGTGCTGACCGTCGCGCACGAGCTGCTGGTACATCTGGCGCTGGCCGGGGAAGACGCTGCCCTGGAAGCAGGCGATGCCCTGGATGATGCTGTTCACGTGCGGGAACTCTGCGGCTGGGGCGGGCTGGGAGATCGGGTCTAAGAGATCGGGTCTGGGAGATCGGGCCGGGACGAGGTTCGGACAGGGATCGGCGCCCGGGAGCTTGGGCGCTGCACCGTCCCGGCGCGGCGTCCGATCGGATACGGGGAGATCGCAAGGTGGCCGCCCGACCGGGGTCCGGGCGGCCCGGGGGCCTGCTCAGCGCCGGGTGCGGCGTTCCACATGGCCGGACGCCCAGTGCGGATCGACCACGCTGCCACGTGAGACCGTGGCGGTGCCCCGGTCATGCATCATCGGGGCGCCGAGGAGCTGGCCGCTGCCCAGGCGCTGCGAATGCAGCGAACGCGGATCGTGGGACGGATCGCTGACATAGGAACTCATGTGGCCGCCGCCGGCGACCTGCCGGCTGCCGCTGCCGCCCTCGCCGGCCTGGGCCGCCATCGGCAGCGCAAGGGCACCGGCCAGGAGGCCGAGGGCCAGGAAACGCTGTGTTCGGTTCCGCGTCATGGGAGGCTCCGCCTGTGCTCGTCGTGCTGGCCGGGACACCGCGTCCTGAGCCGATGCCTCGAACATAGCCGCAGTCGAACAAAGTAGATGTGCGGTTGAGCACAGTCTATCAATGTAAAATTTAATCCGTTTCAGCGATATACTTGGTGCGGGATCGCACGGCGTCGATAAAGCGTCGTCGAGGCCATGGATTAAACGGCACCGACCGCTCCATCGGACCGGTGGCAACCCGGCAGGTCGGCCGCGATCGACGGCCGGAGGTGGGGAGCGGGCGCGCCCCGGCGGGACCGGATCAGCCCGCGCCGTGCCGGATATCGACGGCCGGTCCGTCGTCATCCCGCGGGGACCCGGATTCCGGCCGGAATCCGGCGGGCAGCGGCGCCGTCGCGGTGTAGACGAGGCCGTCCGGCTCGTACGCCAGGGCGGCGCTGTCGCGGCCGGCGAGGCCGCGCTCCAGCAGGCGGGTGCCGAAGCCGCGCCGCGACGGGGCGGCGACCGGCGGGCCCCGCGCTCGCGCCAGGCGATCCGCAGGGTCCGGCCGCCGGGGCCGGCCTCCAGGGTCCAACCCAAGGACGCCCGCCCGGCCGGGACCGAGAGGGCGCCGTACTTGACCGCGTTGGTGCACACCTCGTGCAGGATCATCGTGAGCGCGAGCGCCATCTCGGGCGGCAGCCGCAGGTCCGGTCCGGCCAGGGCGATGCGCCCTGCCTCGGGCCCCTGGAAGGGACGCAGGGCCTGGCCGGCGATCCCGCGCAGGTCGGCGCTCAGCCAGCTCTCGCGGGTCAGGACGTCGTGGGCGCGGGACAGGCTGAGCAGCCGGGCCTCGAAGGCCTCGCGCCCCGCCGCCGCCCCGTCGCCGAGATCCTTCAGGCTCTGCGCCGCCATCGACTGCACGGTGGCCAGGGTGTTCTTCACCCGGTGGTTCAACTCGTCGATCAGGAGGCGCTGGGCCTCCCGCGCCGGGCGAGCTCGTCCGCCGCCCCGGTGAGGGCGTCCGCGATCATCGCGCCCTCGCGCACGATCGCCCGGGGCAGCGGCGGCAGGGGCCCGTCGCGGCCCAGCGCCCCGGCGGCCGCGGCCAGATCCCGCAGCGGCCGGGCGATCAGGCCGGCGAGCAGCCACGCGAGGACGGCCGCGGCGAGGGCCACGGCGCTGCCCGCGGCCAGGATGTTCCAGCGCAGGGCCGCCACCTGCAGGCCGTGCTGGCGCCGGCGGTTCACGGGCCGGCCATCCACGACCCGCCAGCCGAGGCCGGGATAATCGCGCTCGCCGTTCGTGCGCGCGCTCGCGCTGAGATACCCGGCGGCGGCGTCGGGCCAGGGTCCGACCCGGCTCGTGCCCTGCGGGTCGAGGGCGCGCCCGCCGGACAGCACGGTCTCGGGCAGGCGGTTGCCCTGGAGGGGCGGCGGTCCGAGCAGCACGGTGCCGTCGTGGGACAGGATCAGGATCTCGGCGCCGCCGCGATGGCTCCGGAGCGAGCCTTCGAGACTGCGCGCCATATCGCGCGCCCAGACCCAGTCGAGATGCGCGGCCAGCACCCCGAGGAGGCGCCCGTCCGGGTCCCTGACCGGGGCGGCGAGGTCGAGGAGGCGAAGAGGCTCGTGGAATGGCGGCTCGTGGATGGCCGGCCCGTGAACCGCCGGCGCCAGCACGGCCTGCAGAAGCTTGGCCGGGTGCACGTCCCCCACGAACGGCCGCTCGCGGGCCGCCTGGAAATAGGTGCGGCCGGAGACGTCCGCCCCCTCCAGCGCGCCGATGCTGGTGACTGCGACCCGCCCGTCCGGGTCGATCAGCCCGATGATCGAGTAGGCCGGGTAGGTCTCCTGGAGGCGCCGCATCACGGCGCGCTTGGCGTCGGTCCCGGCCCCGGGATCGCGCAGGCTGTCTGAGGTGGCCGCGATCTGGATGTCGCGCCAGCGCTCGAACATGCCGAGATCGAGGCTGCGCGCCATCTGTCCGGCGATCTCGGCGAGCTGGCCGCCGACCTCGGCCTCCAGCCGGCGCGTCGCCTCGCGGCTCACCAGGATGGCCAGCGCCAGGGCGGCGAGGAACCCGAGCGTCCCGAAGCCCAGGGCCAGCGCGAGACGCAGCCGCGGCACCTTGGGTGTCCGGCGGCCGGAATCGGCCAAGCCTCCGGGACTGGCTTGCGATCCCGACGCCGCTGCAGGGCCCGACCGGGCGACCGCTCGCATCCGCTTCCCCCGGCCCGGTCGGTCCCCTCGGGTCGAGGCGGGTCGCGTCCCTGCCCGCCCGTCTCAGCACGCGCGGGAGGGCTCAGCAAGACCGTATCGCGACCTGAGCCGCGGTTCGTGCAACTGCATGTTGCGGCGATGCATCCGTGCACCGCAGCCTTTCGTTCGCGACCGCACGCGACCGCACGCGACCGCACGCGACCGCACGCGACGCCCCGTCGCCGAGCCTCAGCCCCCGAGCAGCGCGTGCGCGGCCCGCACCAGGATCCCGTCCGGCCGGCGCAGCTCGCCCAGAACCGAGAAATGCTCGGCGCCCGGCACCGGCAGCAGGGGACCCGGCGCGTGGGCCGCGGCCCGCAGGGCGTGCAGGTTGCGGGCGTCGTGGATCAGGGCCGGCAGTTCGCGGCTCCCGTAGGCGAGGCAGAGCGGCTTGCCCACCACCGGACGGCGCAGGGGCGATAACGCCTCGACTTCCGCCTCCGTGAGGTTGAGCTTGTCGTCGAGGGTGGTCTGGCGGATCGGCGCGAGGTCGTAGACCCCCGAGATCGCGAGCCCCGCGGCGATCGCCGGATGACCGAGCTGGAGTGCGGTCAGCAGCCCGCCCGCCGACCAGCCCGCCAGGACCAGGGGGCCGCCGATCCCATGCGCGGGGCCGTGCGCGCCGATCCAGTCCAGCGCCGCGCCGATCTCGGCCGCGATCCGGGTCAGGCTCGCCTCCGGGGCGAGGGTATAGCCGACCATCGCCACCGACCAGCCGGCGGCGTTCGGCCCCTCGGCGAAGCAGGCGAACAGCTCGCGGGCACCCCGCTGCCAGTAGCCGCCGTGGAGGAAGACCAGGCCGGGCGCCGAGGCGTCGCGGGCCGGGTAGAGGTCGAGGGCGTTGCGGGGGCCGGTTCCGTACGGGATGTCGAGGCCGGCCGGATGCCTGGCCCGGTAGGCGGCCGAGGCGGCGTCGCGGGCGGCCACCTGGGCGGCGCTGTCGGCGACCGCGCGGGTGTTGTCGTAGCAGGCGCTGCGCGCGTCCCGGTCGAGCTCGGCCCAGCGGCGGCGCGGGTCGGCTTGGGTCGGATCGTCCAGGCGGAACGTCAGAGCCATCGTGGGTTGTCTCCCAACCTCCTGCCACACCATGCCAGCCCGCCCGACCCGGGTCGAGGCCGGGTTCAGGGAGTAGTGCCGGGAGCGGTGCCGTGATCCTGCGCGCCGATCGCCCGCAGGGCGGCGCGGGCCACCGCCACGTCCTGGTCGCTGGCGCCGGACCCGACCCCCCGATGCCGCCCAGGCAGGCGCCGTCGATCACGATCGGCAGGCCGCCGGGCAGGTTGGTCAGCCGCCCGCCGGTGGCGAGGCCGACCGTCACGGCGAGGTCGGCGGCGAGCCCGCCGGTGGGTGCACCGTTCGAGGCGGCGGTGACCGCCTTGGCCAGCGCGCTCTCCCGGACAGCAGCTTGGCGCCGTCCATGCGCAGGAAGGCGAGCAGGTTGCCGTCGGCATCGACCACGGCGACGACCTCCGGCACCCCGATCGCCTCCCGCGTGGGCGACGGCCGCCTGGAGCGCGATGAGGGCCGCCGCGTGGGTGAGCCGGGCGGCGGGGCGGGTGATGGCGGGCATCGCGGATCCTCGCAAGCGGTCTTCTCGGCGGCACCCCGTGGAGGGGCGGGGGCGGCGGTTCGGCGTCAGCGCGCGTCGAAGCCAGGATTGGTTCTAGAAACCGGGCCCGGCCCCCGGGATCGTATCGCCGTAGCCCCAGCCGGTGAACGGTGGGGCCGCGACCCGCTCCCGGCTGGCCGGGGCAGGGCACGCCCCGGGGGCGCGGTTGCTGCCAGACCCGCCAGCCCCGGAGCCGGTCGCGCGCGGCCATGCGGGCCAGCGTCATGTCCATGTCGGACGCCGCCCGCAGATCGGACGCCGCCCGGTGGTGCGGTTCCCTCGGCCGCGGGCGGGCCTCGGCCGGGTGATCGTCAGAAGCAGCGCCGCCGGCAGCAGGGCCGCGCGGATCGGGGCGGGCGCGGGGCGCATGGTGTGGAGCTCGGGCTGTGCGGAGCGCGACGGCGCTGTCTCCGCCGCCTACGCCGCTCCGGGCCTCCGGTTCCGGGACGATCCCGGGGGCAGGGCGGTTTTCGCGGGTCCGGAATCCGCGAAAACCCTTTAGGATGCCCTCACCCGAGACGATGCGAGCCGCCCGATGCCGATCCCCGCCCAGAACGCCCCCGCGCAGGATCCGGTCGCGCTGCTCAAGACCCTCGTGGCCTTCGACACGGTGAGCGCCCGCTCGAACCTGCCGCTGATCGACTGGGCGGAAGGCTATTGCCGCCACCACGGCGCCGCGGTCGCGCGCGTGCCCAACGCCACCGGGGCGAAGGCGGCCCTGCTCGTGAGCGTCGGCCCGTTCGAGACGCGACCGGGCTACGTGCTCTCCGGCCACAGCGACGTGGTGCCGGTCGAGGGCCAGCCCTGGTCGTCGGACCCGTTCGTCCTGCGGGAGGAGGCGGGCCGACTCTACGGGCGCGGTACCTCCGACATGAAGGGGTTTCTCGCGGTCTGCCTCGCGCTGCTGCCCGAGATGGCGGCGGCGGAGCTCGCGACCCCGCTCCACCTCGCGATCTCGTACGACGAGGAGGTCGGCTGCCTCGGGGTGCGCCCGCTGATCGCCCGGATGCTGGAGCGGGGACCGCGCCCGCTGGGCTGCTTCGTCGGCGAGCCCACCGGCATGGACGTGGTGGTCGGGCACAAGGGCAAGTCCGCCTCCCGCCTCACCTTTCGGGGCAAGGCCAGCCACTCGGCCCTGGCGCCGGCGGGCGTCAACGCGGTGGAATACGCCGCTCGCTTCATCGAGCATGTCCGGCTGTCCGCGGAGGCGATCGCCCGGGACGGCGCCCGCGATCCGCTCTACGACGTGCCCCACACCACCGGCCTGTCGAGCGTGGTCCGGGGTGGCTCGGCGCTCAACATCGTGCCCGACAGCTGCAGCGTGGAGTTCGAGTACCGGGCGATCGGGGCCGACGATGCCGGGGCGCTGGCGGCGGCCGCGATCGCCTACGCCACCGACACCCTGGCGCCGCTGATGCGGGAGACGGACCCGGCCTGCGGCGTCGATGTCGAGCCGCTGATCGACTATCCCGGCCTCGACACCGACCCGGAGGCGGAGATCGTGACGCGCGC encodes:
- a CDS encoding sensor histidine kinase, whose protein sequence is MKNTLATVQSMAAQSLKDLGDGAAAGREAFEARLLSLSRAHDVLTRESWLSADLRGIAGQALRPFQGPEAGRIALAGPDLRLPPEMALALTMILHEVCTNAVKYGALSVPAGRASLGWTLEAGPGGRTLRIAWRERGARRSPPRRGAASAPACWSAASPAATAPPWRTSRTASSTPRRRRCPPDSGRNPGPRGMTTDRPSISGTARADPVPPGRARSPPPAVDRGRPAGLPPVRWSGRCRLIHGLDDALSTPCDPAPSISLKRIKFYIDRLCSTAHLLCSTAAMFEASAQDAVSRPARRAQAEPPMTRNRTQRFLALGLLAGALALPMAAQAGEGGSGSRQVAGGGHMSSYVSDPSHDPRSLHSQRLGSGQLLGAPMMHDRGTATVSRGSVVDPHWASGHVERRTRR
- a CDS encoding alpha/beta hydrolase; its protein translation is MALTFRLDDPTQADPRRRWAELDRDARSACYDNTRAVADSAAQVAARDAASAAYRARHPAGLDIPYGTGPRNALDLYPARDASAPGLVFLHGGYWQRGARELFACFAEGPNAAGWSVAMVGYTLAPEASLTRIAAEIGAALDWIGAHGPAHGIGGPLVLAGWSAGGLLTALQLGHPAIAAGLAISGVYDLAPIRQTTLDDKLNLTEAEVEALSPLRRPVVGKPLCLAYGSRELPALIHDARNLHALRAAAHAPGPLLPVPGAEHFSVLGELRRPDGILVRAAHALLGG
- the argE gene encoding acetylornithine deacetylase; the encoded protein is MPIPAQNAPAQDPVALLKTLVAFDTVSARSNLPLIDWAEGYCRHHGAAVARVPNATGAKAALLVSVGPFETRPGYVLSGHSDVVPVEGQPWSSDPFVLREEAGRLYGRGTSDMKGFLAVCLALLPEMAAAELATPLHLAISYDEEVGCLGVRPLIARMLERGPRPLGCFVGEPTGMDVVVGHKGKSASRLTFRGKASHSALAPAGVNAVEYAARFIEHVRLSAEAIARDGARDPLYDVPHTTGLSSVVRGGSALNIVPDSCSVEFEYRAIGADDAGALAAAAIAYATDTLAPLMRETDPACGVDVEPLIDYPGLDTDPEAEIVTRAKRLAGRNGHGKVSYGTEGGLFERLGGVPAVVIGPGSIGRAHKADEYVTRDELAACADFVRRLIRDCRV